The DNA window CAGTACCTGTTGAGAAAGGTATTAAGCTACCTTGTTAGAGGGAAATGACATCCAGCATTCCTGATGGATACAGATCTGTTTCTTACTTTGCCAGCCACTCTGCCACCGCCTTGTTGTCCACAGACTGGGCTTTTCCCTGGCCCTCTTTTGGTTCCTCCCTCTTCAGGCGGGAGAAGGGGTGTTTGGGACAGTGGCGGTTGGCGTGTGTGAACCGATTCCCGCATGCTGTGGAGAATCCCCCCCAGAAGCAGTCAGAAAAATAGAACAATCACAGCCACATTTCTGATTTGAGCTGGAAATGATGACCAGGCTGAACTTTTTGTTGTCACTCGGGTGTTGATCTTTGACCTAATGACAGTGTAcaatatcaataataataataatctaccCGCGCAACCTTTTACAATAAACTCATTTTTGCTTTTGGAGGTCTTAGATTGAATTTCCATTTCGGGGTGGTAATATCCATTCTAACACCAACGCAACCTAAAGTGATCGATTAAAGCTTTTACTTGTTCGACTGGTTCAAAAGGGAAACGAAGGAGAAAAGATGAATGCGCTAAAAGAACAGAATGGCCCAAAAGATGATGCAAAGTGCTTTGCGTGTCTGAAGAAACAGAACATTCAGAAACTCCTCAAACAAGCCTACCTTTCTCTGAGCAGACAAATGGTTTCTCTCCGGTGTGCAGCCGCTGGTGGGTCTTCAGCTGGCCACTCTGGACAAAAGCCTTCCCACAGTTTGGGTAGTCACACAGATATGGCCTctctcctgcagacacacacgtgtcactttaaaaactgaatttaaaaaaaaaagaagaaatgagaTTACTACATCCTAAAGGACTGCTCACCCGTGTGTGTCCTCTTGTGAGCCTGGAGAGACTTTTCCCTGGGAAACACGCGATTGCAGATGTTACAGCGAATTCGGCTGGATGACGTTTCCCCCTCGCTGATGAGCTCTCTGACCGTCTCTGCCCTCGGGCGTCCTCTTCGGATTCCGTCCTGACAGCAAAATCACGCAGAGTTCAGGCTGACGACCGAAGCAATCAtggggttgtgtttttttttggccGTAGAAAAACGCAACCGATCCCGGTCGGAAGGTGCCGGTTCAAATCTACTGCGCTTTCTCGCACGCGGCAGAGCGCAACACTGAACGCCTCACATCCGGTTATTTGGCGCGCGACTCCACGTCACGCACAGGGCCGCTTCAAAACCAGGAAGTAAGTCAGATTTAAAATCCACCGTGTCACACCCTGGTGCGcgggcgttttttttttttaaatgacttcgGCGCAGCCATGTTTAGACTTCTTTGCGAACCACGAGTATAAAGAAAATTCCTCCGAACAGCATCAAACGTTAGTTCACTCTCACTGTCTGCACCGGTTGCGAGAGTTAAAGTCCTGAATGGCTTATCGTGAGAGTTGTAAACTTTAAGGGCACGTACCTTGTTCTGGTCTTGTGAAGGGTCCGCGTCAGCCTCCCCGGCCGTTTGCGTCCCGGTGGGCGACGAGGCTTCGCTCGCAGAGCCGGGACTGAGAGAGACGTTGTGGGCGTTCTCCCCCCATTTCCACGGGTAGACCATGAAGTCGCTGAAGCCCGGGCTCGTGGGTGTCAGGGCCTCCGACTTCCTCGGCTTGATCGGGGTGGTCTTGATGACGGAAACTAAAACCCTTTGGGGCGAGTCGCTGCTGAAAATAACGCGCGGCTGCTTGTTCTCAGCCATCTTGTGCACGCACAATTTTAGAGATTGACCGCAAAACGCCAGCAGAAACTTTGAGAAAAAGTTGATCCTCTGTTTCACAAATCGACGATGCTCCTTTTAATCTGGAGTGAATATGCCCTTCATTTCCAGACGGGAAAAGAAAGTAGCTCCGGACGTTCTGCCCCACAAATTAGCCACAGCGGATGAAGTCAGGCACGCAGCAGCGATTCCCTCCTATCGCAGTGGGTAGTCTGAGCTGACCTGTGTGCGCCCACAGGATCGTCCCGCGTTGCAAATCGCGCCTGAGCAGTTCGCGGACCAATCAACTGCAGGAATCTGCAGCCATGTGTTGCGGGCGCCCAGTGGAAGCAGGCTAATGGACCGACGCGGAAACCCGTCGCCCAATACGGTTAACGGAGGGTGTAAAGAGGAGTTGAGGGGTTTTTCCTGACCAATGAGGTTTAAACACTTGAGGCGCGCTCTTGCAAGCTGACGTCATGATAGGCCAATAGCGGCGAAACGAGATGACGTCGGACGGCGACGCGGCCAATCACAGGGCAGGGCGGTTGGTCCTGGGCCGCGAGCAGCAGATGGCGCCTTCCCGCGCTGAGGTCTGTTTTTGTTATTACGATTAAGTCGCTTTAAAGGGAAAGAAAACGGTGGCCCGAGGGCGCCAAAGTTACGTAATCATTTCGAGGCGGGGGATACTCTAACAAAGAGTGTTTTGTGatggacccccccaccaccaccaccaccaaaaaaaaaaaaattaaaatcaactAATATAGCTATTTAAACAATTGCAGAAAAGCCCTTCTTCTTTCGTTTTGTAGCGATTGATACCGATACTTTGCATGCAACACTTTCACAGGCAACATCATATGCAAACCTAGAAGTTCCAGTTAGGTTCCAAAGGTTACTTTAATAGAAACATTGACTTATACACTACATGTTTATACATTTCAACCTTATTGAAGTATAAATCTTTTGCATGCACTAGTTACATATATGTGAGTAACAACAATCAGtggaaaacaaaatcaatgGCCCAGAGCATTAGATTCAAAGTTATactaaaataaaagtaaatattAGATCACAGGTTGATCCAACATTTGTTAATTTTCTTACAGCAACTAATAATGTGGCTGAGAAATGTAAGCCCCGTTGAAGCTTTTCCacatgaggttttttttttggttcaggTCAACAGAACAGGTGGGACAGACAATAGTATCAAAGCCATATCCATCCTAAAACTGCTGACTCACTCCAGCTACTCAATGCCAGGCATCATCAGGCATCAGGTGAAACCCAGAACCAGTTGGCACAAGCCTAGTTTCTCACGATCGACCTGAGGATCTCGTCCAGTTACTCAAAGAGCAGATAGCACACCCTGGCTATCATATGGTGGTCTGTCCAGTCATGGAAATGGCTCCATATTGTGTTCTCTGAGAAACGTTAATAGGACTTCACAGTGCTTGGTTGTGATCACGTGGACCAGGTGTTGGTTCCTGAACACTCGTGCCACTCTCATAGAGCCTCGTGATGACAGtttggacaaaaacacacacacacacacacacacacacacacacacacacacacacgtgggtgGCCTGTTCTGTGCCATGAGTATTCTATACACATAGTAATAAACGTTTATTTGGGTTTTGTCAAGTTAGGCACATTATCCTCATTAGGATGGTGAGATTTCCATTCATCGCTTATTGTCTTTTCCCATGTCCATCCAGAATGAAATCTATAAacaagtgatttaaaaaaaaatacataccgaacaataatcaataactaatcctgaggaaaaaaacagcaattgAAGACAGCCTTAAATTCCGACCAAAGCCACGTGAGGCAGGATGATTCTGGAGTTTCACTGCACATGGTTGATGCTTCCACATTAGGGGGAAAGGTTCTCATGTCCAATCCAGTATGCAAGGCAGCTGGGGGTAGTGATGTTTGATtgggaaaacatgtttttgttagAGATGTCCCCTGAGTGGAGTACACTAACTCAGATTTCCGTTTTTCAGGCTGCCGGCATTGTACACCTTCCAGATGTTCCCATTTTAGACTCTCTGCATGATGATTTCCATCTCCAGACTGTGGGCTGATTTCCATTTCCAGACTGTGGACTGTGTTTACACTTTCATATGCCTGCTGCTCTTCCAAATGCAGTTCTTCATTTCCATCATCATGATGCTCATCGTCTGCTTGGTCCATCTCGTTACAACACCTCATCATCTGGGTGGAGTTGTTGAGGCTGCACAGTTATGACAAACATTTAGCGTTTCAGTCAGACAATCCAATAAACCATTAGTACATCTGCACAATTTGCACATTCTCACTCACTAGCATTTAAAATCTGAATTCAACAGATGAGACATTGTGATGAAAGGGTGGTTCAGAGCTTCGGATGCAGAGATTCGCTTTGCCGCGTCTGTTTTCAGCAATGACTTGATGAGATCCAAAAACTGAAGCTGGTCTTCGAATTCGGCTGACGATGTGAGCTTATGAATCTGAATTTAGGAAAGTGTTCTTATTACAGAGAGACAGTGCACATGCAATGACTGATTTAACTCCAAAAACAGAAATACTGACATTAACCAGGTCATCGAGAGACCTGTGTGGAGGATCGTCAACGCCCCCTGACATCTTTTCAGAAATCTTTTCAGTGGCACCTAAATTGTACTCCTCTGGTGTCTAATGGGATGCAACCAATAACACATACAGAACACGAGAACCTGTTCAAATTGAATAGTTCATTCAGTTGCATCTTGCATTCAGAAGATTATCCAACCTTTAGCCTCCATGTTGGACCATCAGATCCCTCCACCTCAACAAAGTATTTCTTGGTGTATAGTCCTTCTCGGAGCAGGTGGTCCTCTGGCTGACCTAGCAGCTGGACCACCTGACTCATCTGCAGATGTAAAAAAGCAAACAGCTCATGTGAATTTATGAAAATGAAGAACTTTTGGCCTGGTTCTGGACGTGTGGCTCAAGTGTGTCCCTCACCATTTTATATTCAGAGCAAACAGTGAAGAGATTTTCTTCGAGGTAAAGGTACATGAGGACACAGCCCATCCCCCACGTGTCAATACCGTAGCTGAACGGCAGGCCGAGGAGCACTTCTGGAGCCCTGACGAGGCAAGATGAGATGAGTCAGTTTGAAGTCAGAGTGCAATATGAGAAAAGTGTGTACAAAACGCCATGAAAACAGTAGAGGAGACATGAGGGAGAAAGATACCTGTATGGGACTGGCTGCACGACTATTCCTTGGATGACCTCGGAGTCTTGATAGGCCATACCAAAGTCTATCAGTTTAACCTTTAGGCCTTTGCTGTTGGTGAGCATGATGTTGTCGGGTTTGACATCGGCATGTAAAATATTGACATGGTTAAGGGCATCCAAAGCTGTGAAAATCTACAGAAAAGAGGACCACTTTAAATTTGCTCCTCAACAAAAATACTGAATTAACAATAGTTTTATTTCAGATCTTCACTACAATTggaaaatgagtttcctccacaATAACACATACCTGTTTTGCAATTGCTCTGATTTTACTCAGATGTATTCTGTCATTACTTCTTTCGACCAGATCATAGAGATCCATGTGTAAAATCTCAAGCACTACACATGGATATCCCTTGTACTCAAAATCCTCCAAGAATTTGATCATGTTTGGATGACCGAGAGAGGAGAGCTTTCTTAGATACCTGATCTAAACCGACAAAATACATTATGTGATCTGATCACAGGGATGAAACAAAAGCACTAATGTGTTACAAACTTGTACCTCCTCCTGCGTGCCAAATATTGCCGCTTCTGTGGTGGGTAACTTCAGTACCACCAAATCATTTGTGATCATATTTCGGCATTTGAAGATTTGACCACAGCCCCCAGTGCCCATTCTCTCCAGCACAAGGTATTGTGAGGAATCACTGGAGAGAATATCCCCAATGCTGACTGAGGGGGCAATATGTTTATTGTGCACCATCAGGTCTGTGCTTGAG is part of the Takifugu rubripes chromosome 21, fTakRub1.2, whole genome shotgun sequence genome and encodes:
- the znf367 gene encoding zinc finger protein 367 → MAENKQPRVIFSSDSPQRVLVSVIKTTPIKPRKSEALTPTSPGFSDFMVYPWKWGENAHNVSLSPGSASEASSPTGTQTAGEADADPSQDQNKDGIRRGRPRAETVRELISEGETSSSRIRCNICNRVFPREKSLQAHKRTHTGERPYLCDYPNCGKAFVQSGQLKTHQRLHTGEKPFVCSEKACGNRFTHANRHCPKHPFSRLKREEPKEGQGKAQSVDNKAVAEWLAKYWQTREQRAPTTTKVKPQSKARAEDQEQQDPMEFLQSDEEEEDKGSQAGGAAKRRLQEQRERLHGALALIELANNLSA
- the LOC115247465 gene encoding homeodomain-interacting protein kinase 2 is translated as MPRNVHQKIFTALDALNHVNILHADVKPDNIMLTNSKGLKVKLIDFGMAYQDSEVIQGIVVQPVPYRAPEVLLGLPFSYGIDTWGMGCVLMYLYLEENLFTVCSEYKMMSQVVQLLGQPEDHLLREGLYTKKYFVEVEGSDGPTWRLKTPEEYNLGATEKISEKMSGGVDDPPHRSLDDLVNIHKLTSSAEFEDQLQFLDLIKSLLKTDAAKRISASEALNHPFITMSHLLNSDFKCYLNNSTQMMRCCNEMDQADDEHHDDGNEELHLEEQQAYESVNTVHSLEMEISPQSGDGNHHAESLKWEHLEGVQCRQPEKRKSELVYSTQGTSLTKTCFPNQTSLPPAALHTGLDMRTFPPNVEASTMCSETPESSCLTWLWSEFKAVFNCCFFPQD